Proteins co-encoded in one Leptolyngbya boryana PCC 6306 genomic window:
- a CDS encoding efflux RND transporter periplasmic adaptor subunit, whose translation MKSIRRSKSVLSSVIFSLLLATTPTMVLAGPGHDHGAGSFKEDATQTGGAVKVDGETAKRMGLKVEPVTRQRLPFGVQTTGQIETLPNKRVQVTNPTGGTVIRMFAQPGDKVQAGQAIALISSPDLATLRTEAQDRRTSAVGSVQQAEADLRLAQKNLDRQRAIAEKEIQQARSSLDFARESYTKDQELAKQGALPQRNARESQTKLTQAQAEYSRAESRLEVSEAQAQLERAQAALETARSQVELSGQTYETRLRQLGANANPDGTITVTAPISGTVASRETTPGESAQDAGKVLMTIVDSQAVMASANVYEKDLEKISEGQQVRVTVASLPNKSFTGRIKTIGSTVEGETRVVPVRAELDNSSGMLKPGMFAQIEVLTDKTPVAVLAVPRSAIVEVNKKNMVYVQNGNDFKAVDVELGRTSGDWVEITKGLFDGDMVVTQRANQLQAQSLRGGGEAEGGHSDEKAPETTNSALPIPGWAMAAGGGAIMLGTFLGGMYVARRRMQSMIAQTQLANTHGWEHPQIIDGEGGHPVIPFRKIVHDSDDKNQREEA comes from the coding sequence ATGAAATCGATTCGCCGTTCTAAATCCGTATTGTCGAGCGTAATTTTCAGCTTGCTCCTGGCAACGACACCCACAATGGTTCTAGCAGGTCCAGGACATGATCACGGCGCTGGTAGCTTCAAAGAAGACGCAACTCAGACGGGCGGAGCCGTGAAGGTGGATGGCGAAACGGCGAAGCGAATGGGATTAAAAGTAGAGCCAGTCACTCGTCAGCGATTACCGTTTGGCGTGCAAACGACTGGACAAATCGAGACATTGCCGAACAAGCGGGTTCAGGTGACAAATCCGACCGGGGGAACCGTGATTCGGATGTTCGCTCAGCCTGGAGACAAGGTACAAGCGGGACAAGCGATCGCACTCATTTCGAGTCCTGATTTAGCAACGTTGCGAACCGAAGCTCAGGACCGCAGAACTTCAGCCGTTGGGAGTGTGCAGCAAGCAGAGGCTGATCTGAGACTGGCGCAAAAGAATCTCGATCGACAAAGAGCGATCGCAGAAAAAGAAATTCAACAAGCCAGATCTTCGCTAGACTTTGCGCGAGAAAGTTACACCAAAGACCAAGAACTCGCGAAACAAGGTGCATTGCCGCAACGAAACGCGCGCGAATCTCAAACGAAATTGACGCAAGCACAGGCAGAATATTCGAGAGCCGAAAGTCGATTAGAGGTTTCAGAAGCACAAGCACAGTTAGAACGCGCTCAAGCAGCATTGGAAACAGCACGATCGCAAGTTGAACTGAGTGGTCAAACCTACGAGACTCGCTTACGTCAACTTGGTGCAAATGCGAATCCTGACGGCACGATTACGGTTACGGCTCCAATTTCAGGAACAGTTGCCAGTCGCGAAACGACACCTGGAGAATCCGCTCAAGACGCGGGGAAAGTCTTGATGACGATCGTGGATAGTCAAGCAGTGATGGCGAGTGCCAATGTCTACGAGAAGGACTTAGAGAAAATCTCCGAAGGTCAGCAGGTGCGGGTCACAGTAGCAAGTTTGCCGAACAAATCATTTACCGGACGGATCAAAACCATCGGCTCAACGGTTGAGGGTGAAACTCGTGTCGTCCCAGTTCGAGCAGAACTCGATAACTCCAGTGGAATGCTCAAGCCTGGAATGTTTGCTCAGATCGAAGTATTAACCGACAAAACTCCAGTTGCAGTGTTAGCGGTTCCCCGTTCTGCGATCGTCGAAGTCAACAAGAAAAACATGGTTTATGTTCAAAACGGCAATGACTTCAAAGCCGTTGATGTTGAGCTAGGACGAACCTCCGGCGATTGGGTCGAAATTACTAAAGGATTGTTTGACGGTGATATGGTTGTGACCCAACGAGCGAATCAGCTTCAAGCTCAATCGCTTCGGGGTGGCGGCGAAGCAGAAGGCGGACATAGCGACGAGAAAGCTCCTGAAACAACCAATTCTGCACTGCCGATTCCAGGTTGGGCAATGGCAGCAGGCGGCGGAGCCATTATGCTTGGAACCTTTTTGGGTGGAATGTATGTTGCAAGACGACGAATGCAGTCTATGATCGCTCAAACGCAACTTGCCAATACTCACGGCTGGGAGCATCCACAAATTATCGATGGAGAAGGTGGACATCCTGTGATTCCATTCAGAAAAATTGTTCACGATTCCGACGACAAGAATCAGCGAGAAGAAGCTTAA